The following are encoded together in the Lactuca sativa cultivar Salinas chromosome 1, Lsat_Salinas_v11, whole genome shotgun sequence genome:
- the LOC111909471 gene encoding caffeoylshikimate esterase: MLSSGTPHPFVVDPRSRFTNPRFNYSHPYLNNSINPVHFSNSPSTYINSSACLSACSVVQKGKEVQQLQPPSSSTMPPPPNLSPFPPATTFFWGETPEEEFYKSQGVRNSKSYFETPNGKLFTQSWLPLDEDQPVKAAVFMTHGYGSDTSWCFQKICIEYAKWGYAVFAADLLGHGRSEGLHGYLGDMDKVAAASLSYFLSVRRSETYCKLPAFLFGESMGGMITMLMYFQSEPDTWTGLIFSAPLFVIPENMIPSKLHLTMYGLLFGFADTWAAMPDNKMVGKAIRDPEKLKIIAVNPKRYAGRPRVGTMREVVRVTNYIQNNFHKVTTPFLTLHGTADGVTCPTGSQMLYEKATSEDKALKMYEGMYHSLIQGEPDDAANLVLADMRAWIDEKAEKYGPKSNGN; this comes from the exons ATGCTTTCATCAGGAACACCCCATCCGTTCGTGGTAGACCCGCGTAGTAGGTTTACCAACCCCCGGTTCAATTATTCGCACCCCTACCTAAATAACTCCATCAACCCGGTTCACTTTTCCAATTCTCCATCGACTTACATAAACAGCTCCGCTTGTTTATCTGCGTGCTCAGTTGTCCAAAAGGGTAAAGAAGTCCAACAACTACAACCACCGTCGTCGTCAACCATGCCGCCACCACCGAATCTTTCTCCATTCCCACCGGCGACAACTTTCTTCTGGGGAGAAACACCTGAGGAAGAATTCTACAAATCGCAAGGAGTACGTAACTCAAAATCCTACTTCGAAACGCCAAACGGAAAACTATTTACTCAATCATGGCTTCCATTGGACGAAGATCAACCGGTGAAGGCCGCCGTGTTCATGACTCACGGTTATGGATCCGACACCAGCTGGTGCTTTCAGAAGATCTGTATTGAGTACGCCAAGTGGGGATACGCTGTTTTCGCCGCCGATCTCCTTGGCCATGGTCGATCGGAGGGACTCCATGGATACCTCGGCGATATGGACAAGGTTGCTGCGGCGTCGTTATCATACTTTCTCAGCGTTCGCCGTAGCGAAACCTACTGTAAACTTCCGGCATTCCTGTTCGGGGAATCAATGGGCGGCATGATCACCATGCTTATGTACTTCCAATCAGAACCTGACACGTGGACCGGTTTGATCTTCTCAGCGCCTCTATTTGTCATTCCGGAAAACATGATTCCATCCAAG CTACATTTAACAATGTACGGGCTACTATTCGGGTTTGCGGATACATGGGCCGCCATGCCAGATAACAAGATGGTGGGAAAGGCAATCAGAGATCCCGAAAAGCTAAAAATAATAGCTGTAAATCCGAAACGGTATGCAGGGAGGCCAAGAGTAGGTACAATGAGAGAAGTTGTCAGGGTAACAAATTACATACAAAACAACTTCCACAAGGTCACAACCCCTTTCTTGACATTACATGGGACCGCAGATGGGGTCACATGCCCCACCGGGTCTCAGATGTTGTATGAGAAGGCAACAAGTGAGGACAAGGCTTTAAAGATGTACGAGGGTATGTACCATTCCTTGATACAAGGGGAACCTGATGATGCTGCTAATCTTGTGTTAGCTGATATGAGAGCATGGATTGACGAGAAAGCGGAAAAATATGGCCCTAAGAGTAATGGTAACTAA